In Halanaeroarchaeum sp. HSR-CO, one DNA window encodes the following:
- a CDS encoding Zn-ribbon domain-containing protein, with protein MPHQCTTCGQTFADGSKEMLSGCPQCGGNKFQYLPSDVLDDGTGASPPPDEKPPSRDEDTSGMTEAVGRAATTVRDYVSRHGSQPDERTGTGGGTDTTSSGRTDESAPKPDESIQDDAEPLPSSADDENSAQASARGEMVDRSELPTETEPTSSTPPGEGRVVKEPDSTDSVDRPELDDLRRELNEQFESIRIVAPGQYELNLMELYDREEHIIALQEDGRYVIQVPDSWRDEDED; from the coding sequence AAGGAAATGCTCTCCGGGTGTCCACAGTGTGGGGGGAACAAGTTCCAGTACCTCCCGAGCGACGTCCTCGACGACGGGACAGGGGCGAGCCCCCCGCCCGATGAGAAACCGCCGAGCCGAGACGAGGACACCAGTGGCATGACCGAGGCCGTGGGTCGGGCCGCGACGACCGTCCGCGATTACGTCTCCCGGCACGGCTCTCAGCCCGATGAAAGAACCGGGACCGGAGGGGGGACCGACACCACGTCTTCGGGTCGAACCGACGAGAGCGCCCCGAAACCCGACGAATCCATACAGGACGACGCGGAACCGCTTCCGTCGTCCGCGGACGACGAGAACTCGGCGCAGGCATCGGCGCGCGGCGAGATGGTCGACCGTTCGGAACTTCCTACCGAGACGGAGCCGACCAGTTCGACACCGCCGGGCGAGGGCCGCGTCGTCAAAGAACCCGACTCGACCGATTCGGTCGACCGCCCCGAACTTGACGACCTCCGTCGGGAACTCAACGAGCAGTTCGAGAGTATCCGCATCGTCGCCCCCGGGCAGTACGAGTTGAACCTCATGGAGCTCTACGACCGCGAGGAGCACATTATCGCGCTCCAGGAGGACGGTCGGTACGTCATCCAGGTCCCCGACTCCTGGCGCGACGAGGACGAGGACTGA